A genomic window from Betta splendens chromosome 17, fBetSpl5.4, whole genome shotgun sequence includes:
- the LOC114844524 gene encoding zinc finger protein OZF-like, with protein sequence MSSVQHLKEFISQRLTAAAVEIFGAFEQTIVEYEEELDRQRRLLDAVLRPEIKLHRIEIPDVCEEEEEVPTHLQISHHVKKTTQDEDDSNFPQIKEEHEEPHSSEEGETLVLKQEIDNVISSAYKDNAAEVNGDNLLLSHSSVVTLNVDNSAMLESPTDKKTFICTTCNRSFKGKGALQNHVKTHTEQHPVCNTCGRRFRYLSQLKVHESIHTGEKPFPCKTCGKQFRLRPHLQTHLRIHTGEKPFLCKTCGERFRHKPSLEAHLKIHTGEKPFPCKTCGKRFRRKTDLDIHLRIHTGEKPFPCKTCGKQFRQKPHLEAHLRIHKGEKPFPCKICGKRLRRKTHLDVHLRIHTGEKPFPCKICGKRFRLKPHLDVHLRSHTGEKPFPCKICGKRLRRKTHLDVHLRIHTGERPYLCNICSKAFQEQKSLKRHIMVHTGENPVPVHVNKALQVVKPC encoded by the exons ATGTCTTCGGTTCAGCATCTGAAAGAGTTCATCTCCCAGCGActgaccgctgctgctgtggaaatatTCGGAGCCTTTGAACAAACCATCGTCGAGTACGAAGAAGAGCTCGACCGTCAGCGCAGACTGTTGGACGCTGTGTTGAGACCTGAGATCAAACTACACAGGATAG AGattccagatgtgtgtgaggaagaggaggaggttccCACTCACCTGCAGATTTCTCATCACGTGAAGAAAACCACTCAGGATGAAGATGATTCAAATTTTCCACAAATAAAAGAGGAACACGAGGAACCACACAGCAGTGAGGAAGGAGAGACGCTTGTTCTGAAGCAGGAGATCGATAATGTGATAAGTTCAGCATACAAGGACAATGCAGCAGAAGTAAATGGTGACAATCTGCTCCTCTCTCACAGCTCTGTTGTCACCCTGAATGTAGACAACTCTGCTATGTTAGAGAGTCCCACAGATAAAAAGACTTTTATATGTACCACTTGTAATAGAAGCTTTAAGGGTAAAGGTGCATTACAgaaccatgtgaaaacccacACGGAGCAACATCCGGTATGTAACACATGTGGTAGGAGATTCCGTTATTTATCACAGTTAAAAGTACATGAGAGtatccacacaggtgagaagccatttcCATGTAAAACCTGCGGGAAACAATTTAGACTAAGACCACATTTACAAACTCATCTAAGGATCCACACAGGTGAAAAAccattcctctgcaaaaccTGCGGGGAACGATTTAGACATAAACCCAGTCTGGAAGCTCATCTAAAgatccacacaggtgagaagccattcccGTGTAAAACCTGTGGGAAACGATTTAGACGGAAAACAGATCTAGATATTCATCTGAGGATTCACACGGGTGAGAAGCCATTCCCCTGCAAAACCTGCGGGAAACAATTTAGACAAAAACCACATCTAGAAGCTCATCTAAGGATTCACAaaggtgagaagccattcccCTGTAAAATCTGCGGGAAACGATTGAGACGAAAAACACATCTAGACGTTCATCTAaggattcacacaggtgagaagccattcccCTGTAAAATCTGCGGGAAACGATTTAGACTAAAACCACATCTAGATGTTCATTTGAGGagtcacacaggtgagaagccattcccCTGTAAAATCTGCGGGAAACGATTGAGACGAAAAACACATCTAGACGTTCATCTAaggattcacacaggtgagagacCGTACCTCTGTAACATCTGCAGCAAAGCCTTCCAGGAACAAAAGAGTTTGAAACGACACATCATGGTGCACACAGGTGAAAATCCTGTTCCTGTGCATGTGAACAAAGCTTTACAGGTGGTTAAACCTTGTTGA